A portion of the Enterobacter sp. SA187 genome contains these proteins:
- a CDS encoding DUF2884 domain-containing protein has translation MLRKTLLAAALTVTAFTAQAEYKCSVTPRDDVVVSPQTVQVKGENGNLVMTPDGNVMFNGKQYSLSAAQREQAKDYQADLRTALPWIDDGARSRVEKGRVALDNIIAKEVGESSNMRGRLTKLDAQLKEQMNRILERRPDGITFHYKAIDDVRANGQQLVNQAMGGILQDSINEMGAKAVLKGGGNPLQGVLGSLGGLQTAIQNEWKNQEADFEQFGKAVCSRVVSLEESRKALVSGLK, from the coding sequence ATGTTGCGCAAAACGCTGCTGGCGGCTGCCCTGACGGTAACCGCATTTACCGCACAGGCTGAATATAAATGTAGCGTCACGCCGCGTGATGACGTGGTGGTAAGCCCGCAAACCGTGCAGGTGAAAGGCGAGAACGGCAATCTGGTGATGACGCCGGACGGCAACGTGATGTTTAACGGCAAGCAATACAGCCTGAGCGCCGCCCAGCGCGAGCAGGCGAAAGATTATCAGGCGGATTTACGCACGGCGCTGCCGTGGATCGACGACGGTGCGCGTAGCCGCGTCGAAAAAGGCCGCGTGGCGCTTGATAACATCATCGCTAAAGAAGTGGGTGAAAGCAGCAATATGCGCGGTCGCCTCACCAAACTCGACGCGCAGTTAAAAGAGCAGATGAACCGCATTCTTGAGCGTCGTCCTGACGGCATCACCTTCCATTACAAAGCCATTGATGACGTGCGTGCTAACGGCCAGCAGCTGGTTAATCAGGCGATGGGCGGCATCCTGCAGGACAGCATCAATGAGATGGGCGCGAAAGCCGTGCTGAAAGGCGGCGGCAATCCGTTGCAGGGCGTGCTCGGCAGCCTCGGCGGATTACAGACCGCGATCCAGAACGAATGGAAGAATCAGGAAGCTGATTTTGAACAGTTCGGCAAAGCCGTGTGCAGCCGCGTGGTGTCGCTGGAAGAAAGCCGCAAAGCGCTGGTCAGCGGGCTGAAGTAA